Genomic window (Streptococcus suis S735):
AGAAGGGTTCCCTTCTTTATCAACAATCGAAATCCCTGCGTCCTGAATACGTTGGAGCAAATCATCGATTCCGTCAGCATCAAGCGTAAATGGAATAACCAGTTGGTCATTGATTTCATCGTCTGTAGCTGAACCTTGTTTTTTATGGTTACGGATAAATTCGGCAACTTGTACATCAAAAGTAGTTACTTCTGTTTTTTTATCTTTTTTATTTGTCATATTTACTCCATTTGTCTTCTTCTATCGAGGAGTTTTTGCAACTCATCGAGGGCAATATCTGCATTTCCCACATGGGAATGTTCACGGATTTTCCGTGCTAGGTGCTGGTTCTCCTTCTTTAACAATTCCTTGTCTCGCCGAATTTCTAATTCTTCGATTTCGTGTGGAGACACTTCATCAGGTAAACGTTCTTCCTGCATACGATACCAAGCCTGTTGAGCGGAATCGTTCAACTGTGATAGTTCAAAACTGGTAATTTCCCCAGATTTTTTTAACATATCATAAATAGCTTGCAATTCTGGCGTCGCAAAATAAAAATCTTCTCGTAAACGGAACTCATTGAGAATATAAGGATGTTCAACCATCCGATAAAGTAAATGGTTTTCTGTTCGAATAAGACTCGTTATACGAGCAATCGTTTGGACTGGTGGCAAATAAGACTGACCAGTCTGTGATTGAAATACCTGTTGTGTTCTCTCCTGGCGCTGATTCAGACGAACAGCATTTACTGCCTGTTCCACCTGATTATAATCAAAGTCAGAAAGTAAATCCGCCACCTTATAAATATAAGAATTTTGAGCTGTAATGGATGATACTTTGGCAATAATTGGTGCAATCTTATCTACAAACTCAATCTGCATTTGTAGATTGTCAGGATTTTCAGGTTTCAAGTATTGAATCAAAAATTCTACATCGCTGATTCGTGACTTGGTTAAAACCTGTTGCAAGGCTTCTTCCGAATTTTTCTGCAAAAATTCATCTGGGTCCATATTATCTGGCAAGCTCACGATTTCAACCTGAAAATCTTGTAGTTCGTCCAACGCTTTCATGGTAGCAGCCTGTCCAGCCTTATCCCCATCATAAGTCAGAACAATTTTCTTACAAAACTTAGCTAGGTGTGCAACATGCTCTCTTGTCAAAGCTGTTCCCATGGAAGCCACTGCATTATCAATCCCTACACGATGAGCAGCAATAACATCTAGAAAACCTTCCATGAGATAGGTTTCACGTTGCTTCTTAATAACCGCTTTAGCCTTGTCCAAATGATACAATTCATAGCTTTTATTGAAAATCGCAGTACTACGAGAGTTTTTATACTTGGCTAATTGTTTATTGTTTCGATTTTCTTCGGTCCAAATCCGACCTGAAAAAGCTACAATTCGACCATATTCATCCGCCAAGGGGAAAATAATCCTCGCTTGAAAGGCGTCATAAATAATATTATTCTCACTTGGATTGAACAAACCCGAATTCAATAGACTTTCTTCGTCATATTGACCTGATAGTTTTTGGTAAAGAATATTCTGTTCGGCAGGAGCTAAGCCTAGCTGGAATGTTTTTATGACATCATCTGTCAAGCCACGTTGGTGTAGATAAGCTCTAGCTTCCTCACCCATTTTAGTTGTCATCAAAAGGGCATGATAAAACTTTGCAGCATCCCGATGAATATCATACAGTACCTGATGCGGACTAACCCTTTTCTCCTCTTGATGATAGGAAGGAGTTACATCTATTTGAAACCCTGCCTTCTCAGCTAAGATAGCTGCCGCATCTGCAAAAGAAACACCACGAACTTCTTCGACAAACTTGAATACATCTCCGGACTTACCACATCCAAAACAATGGTAGAACTGCTTATCTTCAATCACATTGAAAGATGGGGTTTTCTCCCCATGAAAAGGGCAAAGACCGACATAATTACGTCCGGCCTTAGTCAAAGCAACCGTTTCACCAATAACATCAACGATATTGAGAGCTTGTTTTATTTCAGTAATTTTATCCTTTGAAAGCACATTCCCTCCTCATATCATACTAGCTAATTTAAAAAGTGAACACTCTCCCCTTAGTTTAACATACTCTATTGTATACTAAATATGGGAAAATGTAAAATTTCTAAAACAAATTGCTTGTAAAATATTTTTTTATGGGTATAATAGATAAAGTAAAATATTTATGAAAGGACATATTTAGGATATGTTGAAAGATTTAAAAGCATTTTTGTTCCGTGGGAACATTGTTGACCTTGCTGTAGCAGTGGTAATTGGCGGAGCGTTCGGCGCAATTATCAAATCATTTGTAAATGATATCATCACTCCATTGATTTTGAACCCAGCTTTGAAAGCGGCAAATGTACAGAATATTGCTGACCTTGCATGGAATGGTGTGAAGTACGGTAGTTTCTTGAGCGCTGTTATTAACTTCCTAATCATTGGCACTTCAATGTTCTTTGTTGTTAAAGCAGCTGAGAAAGCAATGCCTAAGAAAGTTGAAGAGAAAGCTCCTGCTGGTCCAACTCAAGAAGAGTTGCTTGCAGAAATCCGCGATTTATTGAAAAAATAATCAATAATATATTGAAAAACAGGTCTCCATACCTGTTTTTCTCTTCCATAATTACAAAAATAAGATGTGAGCCTCCACTCACATCTTTTCTTATCCTTCGTATCCATTTGGATTTTTCGATTGCCAGTTCCACGTATCTTGACACATGTCTTCAATTGTTTTTTCTGTTTTCCAATTTAACTCTTTCCAAGCCTTGTCTGCGTTGGCGTAACAGGTTGCCACATCACCTGGACGACGGTCAACAAGTTTATAGTGTACTGGAACGCCATTTACCTTTTCAAAGGCTTTGACCAACTCCAATACACTTGTTCCTTGACCTGAACCAAGATTGTAAGTATATACACCTGTAGTAGTTGAAATTTTTTCAAGCGCCTTGATATGACCGAGTGCCAAATCAATCACATGGATATAATCACGCACTCCAGTACCATCAATTGTATCATAATCGTTACCAAAAACGCTGAGTTCCTCACGTTTACCAACTGCTACCTGTGCAATAAACGGCATCAAATTATTAGGAATACCAGCTGGATCTTCCCCAATCAAGCCAGATTCATGGGCACCGATTGGATTGAAATAACGGAGCAATGCAATACTCCACTCCTTATCTGCTACTTCCACATCACGCAAGATTTGTTCCAACATAACTTTGGTATAGCCGTACGGATTCGTTGCGCTAGTTGGCATAGTTTCAACCAAAGGCGATGGATTATTGAGACCATAAACAGTCGCACTTGAGGAGAAGACAATTTTCTTAACACTAAATTCTGTCATGACTTCTACCAAAGCTAGGGTTGACATGATATTGTTTTCATAGTACATAATTGGCTTAGCCACTGATTCTCCTACTGCCTTGTAGCCAGCAAAGTGAATGGCTGCCTCAATGTTTTCATTTTCAAAAACTTGGCGCAAGGCTTCCTTATCTGCCACGTCCAACTCATAGAAAGTTGGGCGCTTGCCAGTGATGGTTTCAATGCGATCTAAAACCAAAATACTTGAGTTTGAAAGATTATCCACGATAACCACTTCTTTCCCCAACTTCAACAATTCGACAACCGTATGACTACCAATATAACCTGCACCACCAGTAACTAAGATACTCATCTTTTTACTCCTTTTCACCTGGACAAAATTCTATATCCCTATTATATGTTACCTGTTGTAAAAAGTAAACAAAAAACAGCCTTTCGGCCGTTTTCAAATTCAATTAGAATTTTTTACGCTTGCGAGCTGCTTCTGATTTACGTTTACGTTTTACAGATGGTTTTTCGTAGAATTCGCGTTTGCGTGTTTCTTGAAGAGTACCAGCTTTAGTAACCGCACGTTTGAAACGACGAAGAGCATCATCAAGTGATTCGTTCTTACGTACTACTGTTTTTGACATTTTTTTCACTCCCCTCAATTTCAAAGTCTTTATCATTTTACTATGATTCAACTCATTTGTCAATATTTTTTTCATTCTAAAATATGAATTTTACGCTCTTATCCTATCCTATTCTTTTTTCCTGTCCACGCCAGTATTGTCCAAAAGAAGAATTCGTAAAGGACAAAAAATAATACAAAGCAATGCAAGAAAAACTCTTGGGGCAAAATATATATGACAGGATCCTTTGCAGGGTCAAATAGCCATGTAGAATCTCCTGGAAATAGCACCGTATGAAACAATGCAAAAAACTGATCAAAGCCAACAAGAACTCCTAATAAACCGATTATCATTGGCGTAAGCATGGTCCAGAAAATGACCTTTTTAACCAAGTCTCCATAACCTTTTAGCAGAATGTTTTTTACAAAAAGCACAAAGGCAGGGAGGGTGAGGATAAAAATTCCCTGAGTTAGATGGAATAAATGTTTCACATCCGCAAAATGTTTCAGACCATCAGCTGAGGATGAAAAATTTGGCATGTCTAAAACACTTGCAAAAGGATTTGTTAGATAGTTCATCAGGATATTGAAATTGTAGGAAATATCTGCCACCTTCATGTAGACCACTTTTTCCAACCCCAAAAAAGAAATCTCAAGCGGATAAACTAGCCAAGCTAGGTAGATGGTTCCTAGAACTGCTGCCGATAAGACAAATAAAATCGTTCCGATAATCTGTAACTTAGTTCTCATCAAAACTCCATTCATCTAGGCTGTTGAGGACATGGGTTGGAGCCAGGGGTAAGTCTGCTACTTCTTCTGGCTTGGTAAATCCTGTCAGGACTAAAAGAGTTGGAAATCCATTGTCAATCCCTGCACGAATATCTGTCAGGTAGTTATCTCCTACCATAACTGTCTGGCTGCGTTCTGTGCCTAAAATCTCCAGAGCCTTGTCCATGATAATGGCTTCAGGCTTACCGATAAAGGTCGGCTCTACTCGGGTAGCAGCTTTCAAAAGCGCAATAAGTGAGCCTGCTCCTGGCAAATGACCTCTTTCAGTCGGAATGTTCAAATCAGGATTGGTACCGATAAAGGTCGCTCCCTTTTGAATAGCCAAGGTGGCAATGGTCAGTTTTTCATAGGTCAACTGAGTATCCAAACCGACAACAACATAGGCTGGATTTTCCGTGTCTTCCACATAACCTGCCTCAAAAATGGCAGACTTGAGCCCGTCTTCTCCAATGACATAGACTGTCTTTTCCTTGCCCAAGTCATTCATATAATCTACTGTCGCCAGACTGGCTGTATAGATTGTTTCAAGCGGTGTCTCAATGTTAAAGTTTTCAGCCAACATAGCCTGCACCATCTCAGGACGGCGGGTGGTATTGTTGGTCACAAATAAATAGGGAATCTGACATTCTTGCAAGCGATGAATAAAACGTTCACCAGCAGGAATCCGCTTTTTCCCTTCATAAATCGTACCATCCAAATCAATCAAATAACCTGTATATGTCATTTTTCCTCCTTAATCAAATCGTGTTTCCCAATGCTCAGACCGACTAGCTTCCAAGCAAAGTGCTAACTGCTCAGCTGTATTTTTCCCAAGGTAGAGCGGTGGTAAGTCATCTAGACTGAAAAAGCCACTGGCAACTGTTTCCGAATTGGGCTGAAACTCCCCGCCAAGGAGACGACATAGAATGAAGACCTTGGTCACGCGGTGGGCTGACTTGGCAGGATTGTTCTTGTGTTTGTCCAAAATCGCCACCACACGTTGAGCCTCCACATCCAGCCCCGCTTCTTCCTTTACTTCCTTGACTACATTGTCCTTGACAGACTGGTCCACATCGCACCAACCGCCTGGTAAGGACCAGAGCCCATCGTTTTCCTGAACCAGTAGGATTTTATCCTCTTGGAAAATAGCTGCGCGGGTATCCAGCTTGGGTGTCTGATAGCCTGTTTCATTGCAAAACAAGTCTTTCACTACTTCCAAAGGCTGTCCAGATGGCTCTACCAACATTTCCGCCGCAATCTGTCTGATTTCTTCGAAACGTTCCATGTCATAAACATCTTTTCCATAGGCCAAGCCTGTCTGAGCCAAGGCTTGTAAACGTACGGCCCATTCCAACCACTTATCCTGCGACATGACGTTCCCTCCATTCTATGACAGCTTGCGCATGGATATGCCCATCTACCACAATCTCATGCTGACTACCACCAGCTTCTGCCACCATACGCGAACTCACCAAGCTAGTTGCCTCTACCTCTTTAAGATACTTGAGTTGTATTTTTTTAGGGACATGGCAGAGCAGAAAATCATAGCCCAGTGCTTCATACATCCATTCCAAATACTTGCCATTATTGACATGCCCATTCATATCCAAGTCAAAATAGCGAACAGGAAATTCTTGGACAGATGGATTTTCCAAGAGCTGATACTTGGGAGCCCGAGGCAATTTCTTGACCTGCTCAGACTGATAAGGAGCAATCAAATCTTCTGGCACAGGCGCCACCTTGCGAGTTTCAAAATCAATCAGGACAAAATAGCAGAGAATGTCCAACAAAAGATTGCCTGCTGCATCGTAGATATAGAACATCCGATGACAGAAAAACTTGTTGTAGGCAACCGCTTCTGTCTTAATGGTAATGGTTTCATTGTACTTAGGTAAACGTTGAATGGTCAGTTCATAATCTGTCACCACCCAAATCAAGCCAAATTCCTGAAAAACATAGAGGTCACTGCGACCCAGTTCTTCCGACTGCCGACCTGATACACCAAGACAGTAGGAAATAAAGTCAGGTAGTTTGATTTCTTGTTTGACATCCACCATATCAAAAGGAATGGTGAACTCTTCTTGGTATGTTAGTCCCATAATGTTGATCTTTCTAGTCTTAAAGTATAGTCTTTCAGTTCACGTCAACAGCTGCAGGTAGCTTCAATAGTCCAGTGGACTATTGAAGGTTGGAAATCGTACTTACGATAGTAAGTAACATTCGTAGAGTACGGCAAAGTGAGTTCAAATACTTCAGTGGAGTGTTTGAAGTTGGAAATAAGGAAACGAAGTTTCTTCGCTCGTCGAAGTAATAAAAACAAACTGAATGACTATATGAAACGCTCTGCAACTGTATCGCCCAGAAACAATCCCTTTTTAGTCATCCGAAGCCAACAGTCTTCTTCTTGCAAGAGTCCTTCATTTTTCAAGTCTCTGACCACCTGACCGTAGCGGTCTTCAAAGGAGATACCAAACTTTTTCTCGAATCGCTCAATGGACACGCCAGTTTTTTTCCGTAGCCCTAAAAACATCTCTTCTTCCATCTGCTCGGTCTTGCTGAGAAATTCTTCGTGTAAGCGAGAATGGCCTTTTTCGCGGATGGACTTGAGGTAGTGCTGGATGGGGGCACGGTTGCGATAACGCATGCCGTCGATGTAGCCTGAAGCCCCTGCTCCCAATCCGTAATACTCGGAGTTGTCCCAGTACATGAGGTTGTGGTGGCTTTCAAAACCAGGCTTGGTGAAGTTGGAAATCTCGTAGTGTTCGAAGCCGTTTTTCTCCAACTCCTGAAGAATGTAGTCAAACATATCGGACTCCACATCTTCGTTGGGTAGATGAAGATTGCCGCGACGCTGGCGGTTCATGAAGACCGTGTGATTCTCCAAAATCAAACTATACAAGCTCATGTGGGGAATATCTAGCTCCAAGGCCTTGGCGACATTGTCCACCACCTGCTCCATGGTCTGACCAGGCAGGGCATAAATCAGGTCAATGGAAATGTTGTGGAAGCCCGCTTCCTTGAGGGCCGCAATGGTTTCATAAATCTGGGCCTGATTGTGGCTGCGACCAATTTTTTTCAACATACGGTCATCAAATGTTTGAACGCCAAGCGACACCCGATTGCACTTGGACTTTTTCAGAACTGCTATCTTATCCGCCGTCAAGTCACCTGGATTGGCCTCGATAGTGAATTCTTCCAGCTGTGACAAGTCCAGCAAGTCCTCCAGATTGGTCAGGAGGTAGTCCAACTGTTCTGCCGATAGAGCCGACGGTGTTCCGCCTCCGATGTAGAGGGTCTTGAGGGCTGGAAGGTCGTAAAACTTGACCTCTTCCATGAGGGCTACCAAATAGTCATCAACAGGCTGGTTCTTAATAAAAACCTTGGAAAAGTCACAGTAGTAACAAATCTGGGTACAAAATGGAATGTGGATATAGGCAGATGTCGGTCGTTTTTTCATAAGAACTATTATAGCACACTGTCTATAAAAATATTTTTTACAGCCATCACTTCCCCCTCAAAACAATGATATAATATAGTAAACTTACAAAATCTACAAAAGGGATTAAATCATGAACAAAGAACGATTCTATGATGTCATCAACGCTATCTTATCATTCTTATTCTGCCGCTGGCTCTTTATGACCTTTCTTTTTTACCAGTTCACGACCATTTTCATGACAGTTGATTTTTGGCCGACACTTGCCGCAATCCTGTTAATGACCGGATTTTGCTTTACCCTATTTCGACTTGTCTATAAACCCCACATTTCGCGACTGACACTTTGGTTTTTCTACGCTTGCTACGGGCTTCTGCTAGTCTATCTTCTCTTTTTCAAAAGCATGGGCGTCAGAGGTGTCAACTAGAATCTCCTTAGCACTTTTTCACAAGACCTATTTCTCAATCCTACTATATTGGTTTTTAACCTCTTACTCTTTTTACCACTTGGGTTGCTTTTTTCATTTTCTTGGAAAAAACTTTCTCTCTTTGTAGGTGCTATTTTACTGGTTGAAGCCTGTCAATTCTTCTTTTCACTGGGCTTCTTTGACCTTGGCGACATCTTGCTTAACACTTCTGGCTTTGCCCTTGGAAACCTTTTGGGAAAATCCGCAATCGCTCAATCTTTTAAAAATAGAATACAGAAAAAATGACCCCGCAAGGTCATTTTTAGTTTATTTATACTCAATGAAAATCAAAAGTAGCCTAGGAAACGAAGCCGACGATAGAACTGAAGTTCATCTAGGCTCTTGACAACGGATAATTTTGATTTTCGAAGAGTATTAGCTTACTTAACTTCCAAATGCCAGATGTCTTCGTTGTACTGTTGAATAGTACGGTCTGACGAGAAGAAACCTGCTTTAGCGATGTTGACGATGACTTTTTCCAACCAGCTGTCGCGATCTTCGTAGTCTGCTAACATCTGCTCTTTAGTCGAGATATAATCTTCCAAATCAAGCAGGGTCATGAAGTGGTCATTGTGCTTAAGGTTATCCTGCAAACGCCAGAGACGCTCATCGATCCCACCAGCATGACGAATGGTATCCGATGTAATAAAGTCAATCAATGGGCGAATGGCTTCACGTTCGTAGAAGGAATATGGATGGTAGGTCCCATTTGCATAGTGTTCGATAACTGTTTGGCTATCTTGACCAAAGATATAAATATTTTCATCACCTACCAACTCATGAATTTCCACATTGGCCCCATCATCTGTACCGATGGTCAAGGCTCCGTTGAGCATGAATTTCATGTTACCTGTACCAGAAGCTTCTTTGGATGCAAGAGAAATTTGTTCTGAAATATCTGCCGCTGGAATAATATAACTTGCCTCGGTTACGTTATAGTTTTCAATCATAACGAGTTGCAAGTGTGGCGCCACGTCAGGATCATTTTTAATCACCTGTGACAATACCAAAATCAAATGAATGATGTCCTGTGCGGTTGTGTAAGCAGGTGCAGCCTTTCCACCAAAGAAAACTGTTAATGGGCGAGTAGGGATGTTGCCTGCTTTAATATCCAGATACTTATGGATAACATAAAGAACATTCATCTGCTGACGCTTGTACTCGTGCATGCGCTTGATTTGTACATCAAAGATGGATTCTGGATTAACATGAACACCTTGTGTCTTGGCAATATGGCGCTGCAATTTGCGTTTATTATGCTGCTTTGTCTTTTCCAACCAAGATTTCAATTCCTTATCATTTTTGTAATCCAACAGCTTTTCGAGCTCACTTGCATCGTGATGGTAGCCATGTCCAAGTAGGCCGTCCAGGTAGCTTGCCAAACTTGGATTAGCATGCATGAGCCAACGACGGAAGGTAATCCCATTTGTCTTATTATTGAATTTTTCAGGATATAGCTCATAGAAAGCTTTCAACTCTGAAGTTTTCAAAATCTCTGTATGAAGTGCCGCCACCCCATTGATGGAATAACCATAATGAATATCCATGTGTGCCATGTGAACACGGCCATGTTCATCGATGATATTGACAGCAGGATCATCCTTCACTTCTTTGGCACGACGATCCAATTCTACGATGAACGGTACCAAGTGCGGAACCACATAGTTCAGAAAATCAAGCGGCCATTTTTCCAGCGCCTCTGACAAGATGGTATGGTTGGTATAAGCAGTCATTTTCTTAACAATTTCAACTGCCTCATCAAACGAAATACCACGGAGCTCCAAAAGGCGAATCAATTCTGGAATAACAAGTGATGGGTGAGTAT
Coding sequences:
- a CDS encoding NUDIX hydrolase N-terminal domain-containing protein — its product is MSQDKWLEWAVRLQALAQTGLAYGKDVYDMERFEEIRQIAAEMLVEPSGQPLEVVKDLFCNETGYQTPKLDTRAAIFQEDKILLVQENDGLWSLPGGWCDVDQSVKDNVVKEVKEEAGLDVEAQRVVAILDKHKNNPAKSAHRVTKVFILCRLLGGEFQPNSETVASGFFSLDDLPPLYLGKNTAEQLALCLEASRSEHWETRFD
- a CDS encoding acyl-ACP thioesterase domain-containing protein, giving the protein MGLTYQEEFTIPFDMVDVKQEIKLPDFISYCLGVSGRQSEELGRSDLYVFQEFGLIWVVTDYELTIQRLPKYNETITIKTEAVAYNKFFCHRMFYIYDAAGNLLLDILCYFVLIDFETRKVAPVPEDLIAPYQSEQVKKLPRAPKYQLLENPSVQEFPVRYFDLDMNGHVNNGKYLEWMYEALGYDFLLCHVPKKIQLKYLKEVEATSLVSSRMVAEAGGSQHEIVVDGHIHAQAVIEWRERHVAG
- a CDS encoding TIGR01906 family membrane protein — its product is MRTKLQIIGTILFVLSAAVLGTIYLAWLVYPLEISFLGLEKVVYMKVADISYNFNILMNYLTNPFASVLDMPNFSSSADGLKHFADVKHLFHLTQGIFILTLPAFVLFVKNILLKGYGDLVKKVIFWTMLTPMIIGLLGVLVGFDQFFALFHTVLFPGDSTWLFDPAKDPVIYILPQEFFLHCFVLFFVLYEFFFWTILAWTGKKNRIG
- the rpsU gene encoding 30S ribosomal protein S21 — encoded protein: MSKTVVRKNESLDDALRRFKRAVTKAGTLQETRKREFYEKPSVKRKRKSEAARKRKKF
- the dnaG gene encoding DNA primase, with protein sequence MLSKDKITEIKQALNIVDVIGETVALTKAGRNYVGLCPFHGEKTPSFNVIEDKQFYHCFGCGKSGDVFKFVEEVRGVSFADAAAILAEKAGFQIDVTPSYHQEEKRVSPHQVLYDIHRDAAKFYHALLMTTKMGEEARAYLHQRGLTDDVIKTFQLGLAPAEQNILYQKLSGQYDEESLLNSGLFNPSENNIIYDAFQARIIFPLADEYGRIVAFSGRIWTEENRNNKQLAKYKNSRSTAIFNKSYELYHLDKAKAVIKKQRETYLMEGFLDVIAAHRVGIDNAVASMGTALTREHVAHLAKFCKKIVLTYDGDKAGQAATMKALDELQDFQVEIVSLPDNMDPDEFLQKNSEEALQQVLTKSRISDVEFLIQYLKPENPDNLQMQIEFVDKIAPIIAKVSSITAQNSYIYKVADLLSDFDYNQVEQAVNAVRLNQRQERTQQVFQSQTGQSYLPPVQTIARITSLIRTENHLLYRMVEHPYILNEFRLREDFYFATPELQAIYDMLKKSGEITSFELSQLNDSAQQAWYRMQEERLPDEVSPHEIEELEIRRDKELLKKENQHLARKIREHSHVGNADIALDELQKLLDRRRQME
- the glgP gene encoding glycogen/starch/alpha-glucan family phosphorylase, with amino-acid sequence MINLQNFVQSMYAKRIEDCTDQELYYALLAFAKQQSEAKYTNDQKKKVYYISAEFLIGKLLSNNLINLGLYDEVKSQLVAAGKDLIAIEDMELEPSLGNGGLGRLAACFLDSIASLGLNGDGVGLNYHFGLFRQLFEYHQQSAVPNEWITPRSWLTESPISYQVPFANFTLTSKLYDIDVPGYKMERKNRLRLFDLGSVDDNIIYDGIEFDKEDIFRNLTLFLYPDDSTDEGKVLRIFQQYFMVSNAAQLLIDEAVAKGSNLHDLPDYAVVQINDTHPSLVIPELIRLLELRGISFDEAVEIVKKMTAYTNHTILSEALEKWPLDFLNYVVPHLVPFIVELDRRAKEVKDDPAVNIIDEHGRVHMAHMDIHYGYSINGVAALHTEILKTSELKAFYELYPEKFNNKTNGITFRRWLMHANPSLASYLDGLLGHGYHHDASELEKLLDYKNDKELKSWLEKTKQHNKRKLQRHIAKTQGVHVNPESIFDVQIKRMHEYKRQQMNVLYVIHKYLDIKAGNIPTRPLTVFFGGKAAPAYTTAQDIIHLILVLSQVIKNDPDVAPHLQLVMIENYNVTEASYIIPAADISEQISLASKEASGTGNMKFMLNGALTIGTDDGANVEIHELVGDENIYIFGQDSQTVIEHYANGTYHPYSFYEREAIRPLIDFITSDTIRHAGGIDERLWRLQDNLKHNDHFMTLLDLEDYISTKEQMLADYEDRDSWLEKVIVNIAKAGFFSSDRTIQQYNEDIWHLEVK
- a CDS encoding VanZ family protein, whose translation is MLFSFSWKKLSLFVGAILLVEACQFFFSLGFFDLGDILLNTSGFALGNLLGKSAIAQSFKNRIQKK
- the hemW gene encoding radical SAM family heme chaperone HemW, which codes for MKKRPTSAYIHIPFCTQICYYCDFSKVFIKNQPVDDYLVALMEEVKFYDLPALKTLYIGGGTPSALSAEQLDYLLTNLEDLLDLSQLEEFTIEANPGDLTADKIAVLKKSKCNRVSLGVQTFDDRMLKKIGRSHNQAQIYETIAALKEAGFHNISIDLIYALPGQTMEQVVDNVAKALELDIPHMSLYSLILENHTVFMNRQRRGNLHLPNEDVESDMFDYILQELEKNGFEHYEISNFTKPGFESHHNLMYWDNSEYYGLGAGASGYIDGMRYRNRAPIQHYLKSIREKGHSRLHEEFLSKTEQMEEEMFLGLRKKTGVSIERFEKKFGISFEDRYGQVVRDLKNEGLLQEEDCWLRMTKKGLFLGDTVAERFI
- a CDS encoding TIGR01457 family HAD-type hydrolase, which encodes MTYTGYLIDLDGTIYEGKKRIPAGERFIHRLQECQIPYLFVTNNTTRRPEMVQAMLAENFNIETPLETIYTASLATVDYMNDLGKEKTVYVIGEDGLKSAIFEAGYVEDTENPAYVVVGLDTQLTYEKLTIATLAIQKGATFIGTNPDLNIPTERGHLPGAGSLIALLKAATRVEPTFIGKPEAIIMDKALEILGTERSQTVMVGDNYLTDIRAGIDNGFPTLLVLTGFTKPEEVADLPLAPTHVLNSLDEWSFDEN
- the mscL gene encoding large conductance mechanosensitive channel protein MscL, which produces MLKDLKAFLFRGNIVDLAVAVVIGGAFGAIIKSFVNDIITPLILNPALKAANVQNIADLAWNGVKYGSFLSAVINFLIIGTSMFFVVKAAEKAMPKKVEEKAPAGPTQEELLAEIRDLLKK
- the galE gene encoding UDP-glucose 4-epimerase GalE; its protein translation is MSILVTGGAGYIGSHTVVELLKLGKEVVIVDNLSNSSILVLDRIETITGKRPTFYELDVADKEALRQVFENENIEAAIHFAGYKAVGESVAKPIMYYENNIMSTLALVEVMTEFSVKKIVFSSSATVYGLNNPSPLVETMPTSATNPYGYTKVMLEQILRDVEVADKEWSIALLRYFNPIGAHESGLIGEDPAGIPNNLMPFIAQVAVGKREELSVFGNDYDTIDGTGVRDYIHVIDLALGHIKALEKISTTTGVYTYNLGSGQGTSVLELVKAFEKVNGVPVHYKLVDRRPGDVATCYANADKAWKELNWKTEKTIEDMCQDTWNWQSKNPNGYEG